A genomic region of Brevibacillus sp. JNUCC-41 contains the following coding sequences:
- the nuoI gene encoding NADH-quinone oxidoreductase subunit NuoI, which yields MLGLAKGLTYTLKNLTRKKVTYDYPNEPLPLPDRFRGIQKFYPEKCIVCNQCVTICPTDCIQLTGKKHPDPSKKGKIIDTYDINFEICILCDLCTEVCPTEAIVMTNQFELAEYSRDHLFKNLEWLDENDENIRKVNKV from the coding sequence ATGCTTGGTTTAGCAAAAGGTTTAACCTATACATTAAAGAACTTGACGAGGAAAAAAGTGACCTATGACTACCCTAATGAGCCGCTTCCGCTCCCTGACCGATTCCGAGGAATCCAAAAATTCTATCCTGAAAAGTGTATTGTATGCAATCAATGCGTGACGATTTGTCCAACGGATTGTATTCAATTAACTGGTAAGAAACATCCGGACCCATCGAAAAAAGGGAAAATCATCGATACGTATGACATCAATTTCGAGATTTGCATTTTATGTGATTTATGTACGGAGGTCTGCCCTACAGAAGCGATCGTGATGACGAACCAATTCGAGCTGGCCGAGTATAGCCGTGATCATCTATTTAAAAATCTGGAATGGCTGGATGAAAATGATGAAAATATCCGGAAGGTGAATAAAGTATGA
- the nuoL gene encoding NADH-quinone oxidoreductase subunit L — protein sequence MMEHAWLIPIFPLVTFLVLLLSGGRLRERGAIIGIICTLASFVLSLLVLLERFKEPTYNISIDWLSFGGTQLTAGFEINQLNALMLVIVSLVSLLVQIYSKGYMKGEVRFSIFYAYLGFFTFAMLGLVMAPNLLQLYIFWELVGVGSFLLIGFYFYKLEAKAAAKKAFIMTRIGDVGLLIGIILLFWETGSFEYGEIFQAVQSGMISSGKLTLIAILIFIGAVGKSGQFPLHTWLPDAMEGPTPVSALIHAATMVAAGVYLVAAMFPLFMASSAAMQVVAITGGITAIFAASIAIVQKDVKRVLAYSTISQLGFMMLALGTSGYVAGVFHLMTHAFFKALLFLAAGSVIHAIHTQDMEKMGGLWGKLNWTGPLFLTGTLAISGFPLLSGFFSKDEILMAAWENGSYILFGLAVVTSFLTAFYMFRLFFMIFAGDSRSQVKQVKESSSIMLIPMLALALLAIIGGYIQTPWFGTFLGEWLVEGNESLLGASHSEGPVWVMLMAVIVSLAGICLAYMIYAKKKLPRDWLVKENSGVYRVLENKYYIDEIYHFTAGYAIKGFSLFLSYIERFIVGGLVSTVTSSIEGLGKIGSKLQTGQVQQYGMIAFLGLAVLLVIFAVTGGYLR from the coding sequence ATGATGGAGCACGCATGGCTCATACCGATCTTTCCACTCGTCACGTTTCTGGTTCTGCTTCTATCAGGCGGGCGTTTGCGGGAACGAGGGGCTATAATAGGAATAATATGTACATTGGCTTCGTTTGTTTTATCGTTGCTTGTCCTGTTAGAACGATTTAAAGAACCTACGTATAATATATCGATAGACTGGCTTTCCTTCGGAGGGACGCAACTTACAGCCGGATTCGAAATCAATCAGCTTAATGCCTTGATGCTTGTGATCGTTTCCCTTGTCAGCCTGCTTGTCCAGATATATTCGAAGGGGTATATGAAGGGTGAAGTGCGATTCTCCATTTTTTATGCTTATCTGGGCTTCTTCACCTTTGCCATGCTTGGTCTAGTCATGGCACCCAATTTATTACAGCTTTATATCTTCTGGGAATTGGTCGGGGTGGGTTCTTTCCTGCTCATCGGGTTTTACTTTTATAAACTGGAAGCTAAGGCTGCAGCGAAGAAGGCATTCATCATGACCAGGATTGGGGATGTAGGGCTCTTAATCGGCATCATTCTTCTATTCTGGGAAACAGGCAGCTTTGAATATGGAGAGATCTTTCAAGCTGTTCAATCGGGCATGATATCAAGTGGAAAACTGACATTAATCGCTATTTTGATTTTTATCGGTGCGGTTGGGAAGTCTGGACAATTTCCACTTCACACATGGCTTCCGGATGCAATGGAAGGCCCGACTCCGGTTTCCGCATTGATACACGCAGCAACGATGGTTGCTGCAGGGGTTTACCTGGTAGCGGCCATGTTTCCGTTATTCATGGCTAGTTCTGCTGCGATGCAGGTCGTCGCAATAACAGGTGGAATTACAGCCATATTTGCCGCAAGCATTGCCATAGTGCAAAAGGATGTTAAGCGTGTATTGGCCTACTCGACAATCTCTCAGCTTGGTTTTATGATGCTTGCCTTGGGTACTTCGGGATATGTGGCCGGGGTGTTTCATTTAATGACCCATGCCTTTTTTAAAGCATTGCTGTTTTTGGCTGCAGGCAGTGTTATTCACGCTATACATACACAGGATATGGAAAAGATGGGTGGCTTATGGGGTAAGTTGAATTGGACTGGGCCGCTGTTCTTGACTGGCACTTTGGCGATATCCGGGTTTCCATTGCTCTCGGGTTTTTTCAGTAAAGATGAAATTCTGATGGCAGCCTGGGAGAATGGTAGTTATATATTGTTTGGTCTAGCGGTGGTTACCTCCTTTTTAACTGCGTTTTATATGTTCCGGCTGTTTTTCATGATATTTGCAGGCGATTCACGCAGTCAAGTCAAACAGGTCAAGGAGTCATCTTCCATCATGTTAATTCCGATGCTCGCATTGGCTTTGCTTGCAATAATCGGTGGGTATATCCAAACACCATGGTTTGGAACCTTCCTTGGGGAGTGGCTTGTGGAGGGAAATGAATCTCTTCTAGGCGCCAGCCATAGTGAGGGGCCTGTTTGGGTCATGTTGATGGCAGTGATTGTATCGCTGGCCGGGATATGCCTTGCTTATATGATATATGCTAAAAAGAAATTACCTCGGGATTGGCTTGTCAAAGAAAACTCCGGGGTCTATAGGGTTTTGGAAAATAAGTATTATATTGATGAGATTTACCATTTTACTGCAGGTTATGCAATCAAAGGCTTTAGTTTATTCCTATCTTATATTGAAAGGTTCATTGTCGGTGGCCTTGTTTCCACTGTAACAAGTTCAATAGAAGGGTTGGGGAAAATAGGGTCTAAACTGCAAACGGGACAGGTACAGCAATATGGCATGATAGCCTTTCTGGGACTTGCGGTACTGTTGGTGATTTTTGCAGTGACTGGGGGGTATCTAAGATGA
- a CDS encoding NADH-quinone oxidoreductase subunit J — protein sequence MSLSGELIAFIGLALVAILGGVLLITLTKVVHMVIALVFTFLGIAGIYMLLSAEFVAIVQILIYSGAITIVMLFGIMLTKHQENDAPAKGGWGKFSVLAAVAGFAVAVYLGIYNLDIPVQPTALHEENTKQIGIELFSKYVIPFEVMSVLLLVALVGAIVLAKKDDEEGDRS from the coding sequence ATGAGCTTGTCGGGTGAATTAATTGCCTTTATTGGTTTGGCACTCGTCGCGATATTGGGCGGGGTGCTGCTGATTACGTTAACAAAAGTGGTGCACATGGTAATTGCACTTGTTTTTACTTTCTTGGGCATTGCAGGCATTTATATGTTGCTTTCAGCCGAGTTTGTCGCCATTGTCCAAATCCTTATTTATTCAGGGGCAATCACGATCGTGATGCTATTCGGAATTATGCTGACAAAGCACCAGGAAAATGATGCACCCGCTAAAGGGGGCTGGGGGAAATTCTCCGTGCTCGCAGCGGTTGCTGGATTCGCCGTGGCGGTTTATCTGGGGATTTATAATCTGGATATACCTGTACAGCCAACGGCCTTGCATGAGGAAAATACAAAGCAAATAGGAATCGAACTTTTTTCAAAATATGTGATTCCATTTGAAGTGATGTCGGTACTCCTGCTTGTTGCTTTAGTCGGTGCCATCGTATTGGCTAAAAAAGATGATGAGGAGGGAGATCGATCATGA
- the nuoK gene encoding NADH-quinone oxidoreductase subunit NuoK, giving the protein MTGVPLSAYLVLALVLFCIGLYGALTKRNAVIVLISIELMLNAANINLVAFSKFGVTPSITGQVFSLFTITIAAAEAAVGLAILMSLYRNRKTVNVDEMEIMKN; this is encoded by the coding sequence ATGACGGGAGTTCCCTTGTCGGCTTACCTTGTATTGGCACTCGTTTTATTTTGTATAGGGCTGTATGGGGCCTTGACGAAAAGAAATGCGGTCATTGTTTTGATTTCAATCGAGCTGATGCTGAACGCCGCGAACATCAATTTAGTTGCCTTCAGTAAATTCGGGGTAACGCCATCCATTACGGGTCAAGTTTTTTCCTTATTCACGATTACGATTGCTGCGGCCGAGGCTGCTGTAGGGCTGGCTATACTAATGTCCCTTTATCGCAATCGGAAGACGGTCAATGTCGATGAAATGGAAATAATGAAGAATTGA
- a CDS encoding complex I subunit 4 family protein, with translation MNVYLLSLLVFSPLLGIVMVALMPKKEERTIKQFGFFGTLPPLFLSFFLCSQYYSGVALSEFDIKLNWIRFGNLEMYDPKLFTVDFELGLDGLSLIFILLTTIISSLAAIASIYIKKDWKGYYLLFLILEIGMLGVFTAENLILFFIFFEMTLIPAFFLIGRWGFLEREKASYSFLIYNGIGSAVLLVAILILFARTGTTNIAALTQMMTMGGVSLFAPISGSMKYGLCLAFLVAFAIKLPVFPFHSWMVRVHAEAPPSIVMIHAGVLLKIGAYGIIRFGMGIFPEQYKSLAFTIVLFGVLSFLYGSFLALVQTDFKLVLAYSSISHMGIVMMGLGALNEAGIQGAIFQVISHGLIAALLFFLVGVLYERTGTTMLPKLGGLAKSMPIFSGFMLASGLASLGLPGMSGFISEFMVFLGLFKSQSLLAAIGVIGLVLTAVYVLRAVMLMTFGKNDSLIETEKRDLRGWEFLPALVLLGLIITVGVYPNLLGGPLQGTIEAMMLALGGR, from the coding sequence ATGAATGTCTATTTGCTCTCGCTATTAGTGTTTTCACCGCTGCTGGGCATAGTGATGGTTGCCCTCATGCCGAAAAAAGAGGAAAGAACGATTAAACAATTTGGCTTTTTCGGAACACTGCCTCCCCTTTTCCTATCGTTCTTTCTATGCAGCCAATATTATTCGGGTGTGGCCCTATCCGAATTTGACATTAAATTGAATTGGATCAGGTTTGGGAACTTGGAGATGTATGATCCCAAACTCTTCACGGTTGACTTTGAGTTGGGGCTGGATGGCTTAAGCCTCATCTTCATATTACTGACAACAATCATTTCATCTCTTGCCGCAATCGCGTCCATTTATATAAAAAAAGATTGGAAAGGGTATTATTTGTTATTTTTGATCCTGGAGATCGGAATGCTCGGTGTCTTCACGGCAGAAAATTTGATCCTTTTTTTCATCTTTTTTGAAATGACATTGATTCCTGCTTTCTTTTTAATTGGTAGATGGGGCTTTCTTGAGAGGGAAAAAGCTTCTTATAGTTTTCTGATTTATAATGGCATTGGTTCGGCCGTTTTATTGGTGGCCATTTTGATTTTGTTTGCCAGGACAGGTACGACAAACATTGCGGCATTGACACAGATGATGACAATGGGCGGTGTTTCGCTTTTTGCACCCATATCCGGTTCGATGAAATATGGTTTATGTCTCGCCTTTCTCGTTGCATTTGCGATAAAGCTGCCGGTCTTTCCCTTTCACAGCTGGATGGTGCGGGTCCATGCAGAAGCGCCTCCATCCATAGTCATGATACATGCGGGTGTCCTATTGAAAATAGGGGCATACGGAATCATCCGGTTCGGAATGGGGATATTTCCGGAACAATATAAAAGCTTGGCCTTTACCATTGTCCTGTTTGGGGTCCTCAGTTTTTTGTATGGTTCCTTTCTAGCGTTGGTACAAACGGATTTCAAGCTCGTTTTAGCCTACTCGTCCATCTCACATATGGGTATCGTCATGATGGGGCTGGGAGCCTTGAATGAAGCGGGCATTCAGGGAGCCATTTTTCAAGTCATCTCACACGGGCTAATTGCCGCTTTGTTGTTTTTCCTGGTGGGAGTGTTGTATGAGCGGACGGGAACGACGATGCTTCCTAAGCTTGGGGGCTTGGCCAAGTCGATGCCGATTTTTTCGGGGTTCATGTTAGCTAGTGGGCTGGCTTCACTTGGTTTGCCTGGCATGTCCGGCTTCATCAGCGAATTCATGGTATTTCTTGGTTTATTCAAAAGTCAGTCGTTGCTTGCGGCAATAGGGGTGATCGGGCTGGTATTAACCGCTGTTTATGTACTGAGGGCGGTCATGCTGATGACTTTCGGAAAAAATGATAGCTTGATAGAAACAGAGAAACGGGATCTTAGGGGCTGGGAGTTTTTGCCCGCATTGGTTCTTCTCGGTTTGATAATAACTGTTGGGGTATACCCAAATTTGTTAGGCGGGCCTCTTCAAGGAACGATTGAAGCCATGATGCTAGCTCTAGGGGGGCGATGA
- the nuoH gene encoding NADH-quinone oxidoreductase subunit NuoH has translation MIKDLLHSAPSLLNFGIFFGLAVLLLFVVLGFVTYGILSERKIMGFMQMRVGPNQIGGKWGLLQTVADVLKLLIKEDTIPKKADKPLYILAPVIAFAPAFMVLATLPFTNAFQFADIGVGLLYYIAISGISTIGIVTAGWASNNKYSLIGGMRAAAQMISYEIPLVMSLVGIVLLTGSLNLNDIVAAQEKVWFIFLQPIAFIVFFIAAVAELNRVPFDLPEAESELVAGYHVEYSGFRWAFFMLSEYVYMFAMATLTTVLFLGGWNSIPFLDFIPDAIWFGLKFSAVFYVLVWIRVTFPRIRADQLMEFGWKVLLPVALANIFLTALIKELINFF, from the coding sequence ATGATCAAGGATCTTCTCCACTCCGCTCCAAGCCTACTGAATTTTGGCATTTTTTTTGGTCTGGCAGTCCTGCTCCTGTTCGTCGTATTAGGGTTTGTAACCTATGGAATCCTTTCAGAGCGAAAAATCATGGGATTCATGCAAATGCGTGTCGGCCCAAACCAAATTGGGGGGAAATGGGGTCTCTTGCAGACGGTTGCTGACGTTTTGAAACTCCTGATCAAGGAAGATACGATACCAAAAAAAGCTGATAAGCCGTTATATATTTTAGCCCCGGTAATTGCTTTTGCTCCTGCTTTCATGGTCCTTGCCACCTTGCCGTTCACCAATGCCTTTCAATTTGCGGATATAGGTGTCGGACTGCTTTATTATATTGCGATTTCCGGTATATCGACCATCGGAATCGTCACTGCGGGTTGGGCATCCAATAATAAATATTCTTTGATTGGCGGAATGAGGGCAGCCGCGCAAATGATATCTTATGAGATCCCCTTGGTGATGTCGCTAGTCGGAATCGTTCTTCTAACAGGAAGTTTAAACTTGAATGATATAGTTGCAGCCCAGGAAAAGGTTTGGTTCATTTTTCTTCAGCCGATTGCGTTTATCGTGTTTTTTATTGCAGCGGTTGCCGAGTTGAACAGGGTTCCTTTTGACCTTCCGGAAGCGGAATCCGAACTTGTTGCAGGCTATCATGTTGAATACTCTGGATTTCGATGGGCCTTCTTCATGTTATCCGAATATGTGTATATGTTTGCAATGGCAACTCTAACCACTGTATTATTTTTAGGGGGATGGAATTCTATTCCGTTTTTGGATTTTATTCCGGATGCCATCTGGTTCGGTCTGAAGTTCAGTGCCGTATTCTATGTATTGGTCTGGATTCGTGTAACCTTTCCTCGTATAAGGGCCGACCAATTGATGGAATTCGGATGGAAGGTACTGCTTCCGGTTGCATTAGCAAATATATTTTTGACGGCACTAATAAAAGAATTGATTAACTTTTTTTAG